One Mercurialis annua linkage group LG3, ddMerAnnu1.2, whole genome shotgun sequence DNA window includes the following coding sequences:
- the LOC126671146 gene encoding MDIS1-interacting receptor like kinase 2-like, which yields MSNKKSCVSLAVLFPWLILLSSCKTSFASNPETVALLKWKASLENQSIILQSWVSSSATANSTTATHCKWHGIACDDAGSVTEINLAYQGIRGNLDKLDFSSFPNLLRLDLKVNQLTGTIPIDIGILSKLQFLDLSTNNFFGTLPLSLANLTQVYELDISRNNITGVLDSSLFPDKTGRTGLISVRKFLLQTTGLGGRIPDEIGNMKNLSLLALDENQFHGCIPVSIGNLSELVILRLSSNRLSGNIPPCIGNMRKLTDLRLFTNQLSGLVPSELGNLSSLTVLHLSENNFSGYLPQQVCRGGKLVNFTAAFNNFSGPIPVTLKNCHSLYRVRLEHNQLTGVLDQDFGVYPSLTYIDLSFNKLSGQLSSKWGECRNLTLLRIAGNNLVGEIPAEISQLKKLAVLDLSSNRISGEIPTELGKLSKLLSLSLKRNRISGQVPGEIGELSDLESLDLSQNMLSGPIPYQIGDCSRLQVLSLAKNNLNGTIPYQIGNLVALQGLLDLSYNFQTGEIPFQLGKLTSLEQLNLSNNNLSGTIPASFSNMLSLIAINLSDNDFEGPIPDSNIFRTTPPSSYSNNKDFCSNFLPYLRTCTKNVRSQENNKVRVIIAPIAGGLILSLAIIGLLALFRERSSRITSQNEEDSSGVCYFNGRISYGDIIEATRNFNESYCIGEGGTGKVYKVELSDSQVLAVKKLKYKSRDEESDRIKSFSSEVAALAELRHRNIVKLHGFCSRGSHAFLVYEYIRRGSLGKMLSSENGCEELDWEKRVRIIEGVAQALSYMHHDCVPPIVHRDISSHNVLLNSELEARVSDFGTAKFLKPDSSNRTAIAGTFGYVAPEMAYTAVVTEKCDVYSYGVLTLEVLMGKHPGEFISYLHSSTTNRCIDLEDVLDSRLPPPADQQLTDKLCCMLGISLSCIRINPHSRPTMRDVARGLQMEARSL from the exons ATGTCCAACAAAAAAAGTTGTGTATCATTAGCAGTTCTGTTTCCTTGGTTAATATTACTATCTTCTTGTAAAACAAGTTTTGCTTCAAATCCTGAAACTGTAGCCCTCCTTAAGTGGAAAGCTAGTCTTGAAAACCAATCAATAATTCTTCAATCATGGGTATCCTCTTCAGCAACTGCCAATTCCACTACTGCGACTCACTGCAAATGGCACGGAATAGCATGCGATGATGCAGGCAGTGTTACTGAAATAAACCTTGCGTATCAAGGCATCAGAGGTAATCTTGACAAATTAGATTTCTCTTCTTTTCCAAATCTACTTCGTCTTGATCTTAAAGTAAACCAGCTTACAGGCACCATTCCTATCGACATAGGCATCCTGTCGAAACTTCAGTTTCTTGATCTTTCCACAAACAATTTTTTCGGTACTTTGCCTCTTTCTCTTGCAAATCTCACTCAAGTTTATGAGTTAGATATTTCTCGCAATAATATAACTGGCGTACTCGATTCAAGCTTGTTTCCTGATAAAACAGGCAGAACTGGCCTTATTAGTGTCAGGAAATTTCTCCTGCAAACTACAGGACTTGGTGGCCGAATTCCTGACGAAATaggaaatatgaaaaatttgtCTCTGCTAGCTCTAGATGAGAATCAGTTTCATGGCTGTATCCCTGTTTCAATAGGAAATTTGAGTGAATTAGTTATTCTTCGCCTTTCCAGCAATCGGCTATCAGGAAATATCCCACCTTGTATAGGAAATATGAGAAAGTTAACAGATTTGCGCTTGTTCACGAACCAATTGTCTGGCTTGGTGCCTTCAGAATTAGGCAACCTTTCGTCATTAACTGTTTTACACCTTTCCGAAAATAATTTCAGTGGCTATTTGCCCCAACAAGTGTGTCGAGGTGGAAAGCTAGTCAACTTCACAGCTGCCTTCAACAATTTCTCTGGTCCAATCCCAGTAACCCTAAAGAACTGTCATAGCTTGTATAGAGTCAGGCTTGAACATAACCAACTCACAGGAGTTTTAGACCAAGATTTCGGGGTGTATCCGAGTCTGACTTACATTGATCTAAGTTTCAATAAGTTGAGTGGTCAGCTTTCTTCGAAATGGGGAGAATGTCGCAACCTGACACTTCTCAGAATTGCCGGAAACAATCTAGTCGGGGAAATTCCTGCCGAGATTAGTCAGCTGAAAAAGCTAGCAGTTCTTGACCTTTCTTCCAATCGAATTTCTGGCGAGATACCAACAGAACTTGGAAAATTATCCAAACTGTTGTCTTTAAGCCTCAAAAGAAACAGGATTTCAGGTCAGGTGCCAGGGGAAATTGGAGAATTATCCGATTTGGAGTCTCTGGATTTGTCTCAGAATATGCTGAGTGGGCCAATTCCATATCAAATAGGGGACTGCTCTAGACTCCAGGTTTTGAGCTTGGCGAAGAATAACCTGAACGGGACAATCCCGTATCAAATTGGTAATCTTGTAGCATTACAAGGGTTACTAGATTTGAGCTATAATTTTCAAACCGGAGAAATTCCCTTTCAGCTTGGAAAGCTTACAAGTTTAGAACAACTGAACCTGTCAAACAATAATCTTAGTGGTACAATTCCTGCTTCCTTTAGCAACATGTTAAGCCTCATCGCTATCAATCTCTCGGACAATGACTTTGAAGGTCCAATTCCTGACAGTAATATTTTTCGTACAACCCCGCCGAGTTCTTATAGCAATAACAAAGACTTTTGCAGTAACTTTTTGCCATATTTGAGAACTTGCACAAAGAATGTCAGAAGTCAGGAAAATAATAAAGTTCGCGTTATTATTGCTCCAATAGCCGGTGGGCTAATTCTGTCACTTGCAATTATCGGTCTTTTGGCACTATTTCGCGAACGGAGTTCGCGAATTACGTCACAGAACGAAGAAGATTCATCAGGAGTGTGCTATTTTAATGGTAGAATTTCGTACGGAGATATAATTGAAGCCACAAGAAACTTCAATGAAAGTTATTGCATTGGAGAAGGAGGTACCGGAAAAGTTTACAAAGTAGAATTGTCAGATTCTCAGGTATTAGCTGTGAAGAAGCTGAAATACAAAAGCAGAGATGAAGAATCTGATAGAATAAAAAGTTTCAGCAGTGAAGTGGCAGCTTTAGCAGAATTACGCCATCGGAACATTGTGAAACTCCATGGATTTTGTTCTCGAGGAAGCCATGCATTTTTGGTTTATGAGTATATTCGAAGGGGAAGCTTGGGAAAAATGCTGAGCAGCGAAAATGGTTGTGAAGAATTAGATTGGGAAAAGAGGGTCAGAATTATTGAAGGAGTAGCTCAAGCTTTGTCTTATATGCATCATGATTGTGTTCCACCTATAGTTCATCGCGACATATCATCCcacaatgttttattaaactcCGAACTGGAGGCTCGTGTTTCAGATTTTGGCACAGCTAAGTTCCTGAAGCCTGATTCATCTAATCGGACAGCAATTGCTGGCACGTTCGGATATGTTGCTCCGG AGATGGCTTACACAGCAGTTGTGACAGAGAAATGCGATGTATATAGCTATGGAGTTTTGACATTAGAAGTTTTAATGGGAAAGCATCCGGGGGAATTCATTTCGTATCTTCATTCATCGACCACGAACCGATGCATAGACTTAGAAGACGTGCTAGATTCTCGTCTGCCGCCTCCTGCAGACCAACAGCTTACTGATAAATTGTGTTGTATGTTGGGGATTTCACTGTCGTGTATACGAATTAATCCTCATTCTAGACCGACCATGAGAGATGTAGCTCGGGGACTTCAAATGGAGGCACGTTCTTTGTAA
- the LOC126671147 gene encoding pentatricopeptide repeat-containing protein At5g64320, mitochondrial, with protein MLKAAKLTVHVGKTFRFLRKFPNFPAGFSRNFSYSSLRDDDGSENETEWERLLKPFDLKELRRSFNQITPFQLCKLLILPLDVSTSMAIFQRAGSQKGYCHTFDVYHVLIDKLGAAKEFKAIDKLLLQMQEEGIVFRESLFLCIMKHYGRASFPGQATRLLLDMKGVYDCEPTFRSYNVVLDILVSGNCPSVASNVFYDMLSKGVIPTVYTFGVVMKALCMVNEVDNACSLLKDMMQYGCTPNAIVYQTLIHALSKRDRLNEALKLLDEMFLWGCMPDVDTFNDVIHGLCRLNRIHEGAKLVDRMLIRGFTPNDMTYGVLMNGLCRVGQVDEAKMGFARRDLWVQLLNWSTTCLSMIASPM; from the exons ATGCTGAAAGCAGCAAAGCTCACAGTTCATGTGGGCAAAACCTTCCGGTTTTTGCGCAAATTCCCGAATTTTCCCGCGGGGTTCTCTAGGAATTTTAGTTATAGCAGCTTGCGAGATGATGATGGTTCTGAAAATGAGACGGAATGGGAAAGATTACTCAAACCATTTGACCTCAAAGAGCTTCGAAGATCTTTTAATCAGATCACCCCATTTCAGCTTTGTAAACTGCTTATATTGCCACTTGATGTATCCACATCGATGGCTATATTCCAACGGGCAGGTTCTCAAAAGGGCTACTGTCACACATTTGACGTGTACCATGTGTTAATTGATAAGCTTGGGGCAGCCAAGGAGTTTAAAGCAATAGACAAATTGTTATTGCAGATGCAAGAGGAAGGGATTGTTTTTAGAGAGTCCTTATTCTTGTGTATAATGAAACATTATGGGAGGGCTAGCTTTCCCGGCCAAGCTACTAGATTGTTATTGGATATGAAGGGTGTTTATGACTGTGAACCAACTTTTCGATCATATAATGTTGTGCTGGATATACTTGTATCTGGTAACTGTCCTAGTGTTGCATCTAATGTTTTTTATGACATGCTGAGCAAGGGTGTTATACCCACTGTATACACCTTTGGGGTGGTGATGAAAGCACTTTGTATGGTGAACGAAGTTGATAATGCTTGCTCATTGCTTAAAGACATGATGCAATATGGATGCACCCCAAATGCAATTGTCTATCAAACTCTCATTCATGCACTTTCCAAGAGGGATAGATTAAATGAAGCTTTGAAACTTTTAGATGAAATGTTTCTTTGGGGTTGCATGCCTGATGTTGATACCTTCAATGATGTTATTCATGGCTTATGCAGGCTCAACAGGATTCATGAGGGGGCAAAATTGGTTGACCGGATGCTTATCCGGGGTTTCACTCCAAATGATATGACTTATGGAGTTCTAATGAATGGGTTGTGCAGAGTAGGGCAAGTTGATGAAGCCAAG ATGGGCTTTGCAAGAAGGGACTTATGGGTTCAGCTCTTGAATTGGTCAACGACATGTCTGTCAATGATTGCAAGCCCAATGTAA